The sequence GACATGGCAATAATTGGAGCCAACAGCTagcactattgaccttgctcttagcCAGCTCCACGCGCTGCCTCCGCACCTCCCAGTACAgcccgccgacctcgccgctcgtgcggccgccaccgccgccgccgacggatgCAGCGGTGCATACCGAGCCGTCCGTCGCGTTGGCCAGGCACTCGCACCAGGCGCCGCTCTGGATTTGGAGGTTGGAGGTGTTGAGGAGCACCAGAGTGGGAACAAGGACGGGAGGTGGAGCACGGCGAGGTCGAGCATGGTGGAGTTgacgcggaggaagacgagtGCGAAGGCGCCGATGAGGGCAATTCTGTCTTATGACCCGACATTCTAGCGAAAATAATTTTGAAAACACACAAAGTGGTTAAAATGGAAAAGTGACAGTGAGCGCGCGTTACATATTGGCATTTTAGCGAAACGTGTTTTTAGATGGTATACCAGCGAAACCGCCCTTTTGAACGTGGCAAAATGTCTATTTTCTCCACTCCCACAGTTCAGCTGCCAAGTGGGCCCGAAGTCTAAACCCTACTATTCCCAGATTCCCACCGGCCTCCGATTCCTTCTCTTGCacacccctcccctccgcccaaaacccccaaaaaaaaccccCATCGATCCCCTTCCATCATCAACCTCCGGCGATTCGCCTGCcatggcctcgccgtcgccgtcgccatcgagcGCCGGCCATCAGCGCCGCTCCCTGCCGCCCTCACCGGCGGCCTCCTCGGTGGGATCCTCGCCCACATTCCCACCCCGCAAGAGGCGCCGGTGGGGGCGCCCGCCTCCCTTCCTCGGGTTGGCCTGCTACGACGGCTTCTACCCCGCCACGGAGCCCCACCCTTCCGCCGAGCGCGCCATCGCCCTCGCTCGCAAGGCCGATTTCGAGTACGGCTTCGTGCCGTGGGTGCCTGAGGAGGAGGCCTGGGGCTGGTTCCCCCTCGACGCCCGTGACGGCCGCGTCCTCATCCAGTCCAAGTACTTCCCCGATgaccccgacggcggcgacttccCCCGCCCTCGCTTCATGAACTACGCCGTGTGCGATCCCCTGTTCAAGCGATACGTGATGCTCCCACCCGTACCCGACGACCTAACCGCCAATGAGGGGAGCCTTGTTGATTTCGGGCTCTGCCTTGCCCCCTCCCAAGAGGATGAGGCGGATACATCGTTCAGGGTGATATGCGTGGCGCGGTACAGCACCAAGCTGGTCGCGTTCGTCTTCTCTTCCGTCACTAAGCAATGGGGAATCGGTTCGTCTTCCACCTGGAGTTCTTTGGGCACAGAAGAGCCCCCTAACCGCCATGGCCTGAGTTGCTTCGACTGCGTTGATGGCTGCTTCTACTGGACGGTGCCTTCCGCGGACAAGATTCTTGTGCTTGATGCCCTCAAGATGGAGTTCTCTGTTATCAACTATGCTCATCGTGTGGAGGACGGCTTTCGGGCTTGCGTTGCAGTTGATAGGGAAGGAACCCCTGGGATGCTGACTGTTGGTGAATACTTGGGGAATGGAGAATTTCGCTTCTCTCGCATCACGAAACAAAGTGACGGTGACTCTCCCAATGAACGCCTGTCCGAGAATATTATACAATTGCCGAGCTACTATAacaagtacttcaccttgggtGCGGCTGAGGGATTTATTTTCCTTCGAGGCATTCCTGAAGATGAGAAAGTAGAAGACTCTTCATCAGAGGATCTTTACATGGATCCTGAAGAAATAGAATATTATTCGCTCAATGTCAAGACTGCTGAATTTGAGATGGTCTGCGCGATGGACATGGACAAGTGCTACTTTGATGTTTGCCCATACTTCCGCTTTTCACCACCATCGGCAAAACCATGTGTTTGAAGTGGTAAGCTTGTTGTCGTAGCAGTTATCAATGTGGGGttgttttatatttatgttgTTTATGCTAGCAGTAGTTTGCTGTCTAGTAGTTCAGGTAGAAGTAAGCTTCTTATTTTTGGGCACTCAGTTTATCTCATCCTCAATGTTGCAATGTAGCTTGTATGCTGCCACCTGTCTGGGAATTTGTCAGTGATATATGTTATGTATATTTAGATGGTCTTGTAGGATCTAGCTCTTAATCATCCTGTTATGTTCTGAAGGTAGTGATGGTTTGGTTCTGTCTGGCATAGCATCCAGTTGCCATGCATGATCATGCTCTGGCAACCAGGCAAATAGATGACACCAATTTCGTTTTAGGAAATATCATTTATCCATTCTCTGCTGTGGGATAACTTGCTTCCAACTTTAAGAATTAACTGGAGAATGAATATTGTGTATCCAGAAAATGCGTAAGTTATACCTGTCATTAATGTTCTGATGGACCTGAACCCGGATCTTCATCTGGGAAACTTTGTTCCTGTAAAGTAGAACAAACAGAAAACTTCATCACTGCTTGCTGTTCAGCACCTGCCTCTTTTATAAATAGACTACAATGTACTCGGAAATTTATCTTAGGTCGcaattccattccattcccaaACCCCCAAATAATCTCTTCCTTTCAGATTATAGCATGTACAGCCATTTTCTACTTATCCCATTTCATTTTGGTGtatcttttgttgttgtttgttCTATAGACCTTTTCCCTTGTATATTTTATGAGCACCACATTTTGTCCAATTGATCCCGTCCTATGGTTATCTCgatagaaaataattttattagaAGTAATGGCGCAAGAGATCTGTTGGTTTATTTGTTTAAAGAGTTGGTGCCCATACTTGTATAGGCTTTTATGCTACCAATTTCAAGTTAGTTGTAACTCGTGCTCATGTTGCTTAttgcaaatttctaattttCCTACCATTGGTTAGTGGCGATCAGAAAAACATGTCATTCCATGGCTCATATTGAGCATTCCAAGTCAATCTTCATCTTACCTCGAGCTGAAGCTCAGGCTGATATCCTTGCTGATGATCCTACTAACCCTGTAACTTTTTTGTTTGAGGGGTCATCATAATTTTGTGTTGGGACTGTTATGAGGTTTCCTGTAAAAATTTGGCAACACATTGGAAAAATATATAGGACATGTATGGTGTGGTCGGGTGGAATATCAGGCATTAGGTGAAGATGTgaatatggtaaaaaaaatccttttgcaTTCACAGTTGGTGTCTGTAAAATCTAATTAAATTTATCTGCAGGGATGAAGCCGTGCTTTTGAGCCCATACTCGTGCCGTGCATCCGTACTGCTTGGAAGTGCAGGAGGTTCAAAATGGTGCTGCCATTCTGTTGACCCGGATGTTCTTGAGCCTTGGGTTATATTTATCACAAAGTAGCACTAATGTAGTTTAATAGACCGTGTTAAGTTAATGTAAGCAAGACTTGCTGCTGGCAACCTTATTCTCGAACAGTAATCTGTTAGTGGCTTAGTGCCGTACTGTTATTCTGTGCTGGACTTCATCAATGTGCAAGACTGTGCAACGCTATGAGATGGGAATGCGCTGGAGAATTGGAATGCAGTGTGGACTGGGTATAGTATATATGGAGAATTTAGACTATTTACCATTCAAGCCATGGTGAGATACACAGCACGCTAGTTTCCATCGAGAAGCCAGTGCCGGTGGCTGTCCCCGAGCTATCCTCGCAATCTTTGGAGTACCAATGTACCACGCAAAACTAGGCAATCTGTCACTGCAAAacttcggtttttttttttgtttttttgctgtATTGTTCATGCAGAAAAAAATTCCTAGAAACGCCCCTTGCCAACATGGGCCACCTAGTCCAAGCAAACGGGTCGATGGGCCCTAACTCAGAAAGGCCCCAACTACGGCCCTAGTTCTACCATGATTACCTCTCTCCTTTTTAATTAGGAATAAGTCTGTTTTTCCTCCCTTAACTCATGCCCCTAGCTGAACCACATCCCTCGAcccaaaaaccagatataacatGTCCCCTAATTTCCAAACCGTTGCAAATAGACTCCCCGAGTGGTTTCGTCTAACATGGCAATTGGCTCGTTGAGTCACAGGTGAGACCCATTTGCCAGCAACCCTCCACCtcatatctctctctctttcatctcttcctcttctcacgTCTTCCATTAGCACAAAGGACGCTACTGGCTGGTTGGCCGTATCACGCACGGGGGAGGACCTCGTCGGCCGCACGTGGGGAGGACCTCACTGGTTGGCCGCGCGAGGGGAGGAGCTCACGGGCCGGCTCCTACTTCGGCACCCCGTACAGGGCGTGATGCAGTTGCTTAGCTGCCCACTCGCAGTCAGCACGGACACCATGCGACGCCACTAACTAGAGCTCGGGCGCCTCGTCGTGCTCGCCCTTGAGTGTCGCGACCACTAGTCGACTGGCACTGGCACGTGCCCGGTGCGCACCTCGTCCGAGCCGTATGGTGAGAGCACGTTCTGCATGAGCTGCGCCTCCTTATGCAGCCTAGCCTTCGCCACCTCGGAATGGTCAATGCAACGGCACCCCCAAGCGGAGACAGGGGCGGCGGGCATCCTCGGGCTGGTCATCGCCCTCCTCTTGTGTTCGTTGCCAGGGCCGTGGAGAATGTGGTAGATGATCTCAAGTAGGTCCTGGGTGGCGCTGGAGTCATCAGTGCTCAACGTAGAGGCGTCCGGCACGACCGCGCCCACGGAGGGGTCCAGTTCGATGCTGCTCGAGTTGGGCATCCTGAGGAGCTCGACATCGGCAAGAACGAAGACGACAAGAAGAAGGCCACCTGTCGCCCCGTAGCACAAGCAGCCGGCTGGCTCACATGTGAGTCCTACATGATGACTCAGCCAGTCAACGGGTCAAAGATGACACGTGAGACAAAACCTCTTTCAAAGCCGACCGGGGAGTTGATTTGCAACGGTTTGGGGAGTTGGGGGACATGTTATACCccgttttacggttgagggatgcGATTCAACGAGGGGCATgagttgagggaggcaaaatagacttattcctctTAATTACCATCATCATTTTGGCCCATGTCTGTCTCCAACTGCAATACCGCAATTCTCGCTTGCATCGACCAAAATTTACCGGTCGGAACTCCATCTCGTTTCCAGCTCCTTCCAGGTCTTCAACTGAAAACTTTAACTTACTCGTTTTTTAACAActcgtttttcaaactgttaaatgatatgctttttataaaattttatataaagaagttgtttaaaaatcaaataaattcattttttaaaattataatagttaattataTGTTGGTGAGTTTTCTCGTTTTACATGCATTAAAAAAAACGGAAAAGCTATCTTGCACGTATGCGCCGCCAGCGGCGGGATTTTTTTCTCGAAGACACGTACTATAATCCAGTTAGTTAGAGATAATGACGATAATTAAATCCACTTAGTTAGAGATAATGATGATAATtaaggaaatttttttttcgaatagCTTTTTTAGGtaacaaattgaaaagaaatctatacgtgaagtcaaattttgaaaatttttaatctaaatttgaaaactttcatcctTTCATCTCAATTTTGAaatcaactcagatttgaaaactttcaactcaaatttaaaaactttcaactcaaaatttaaaaactttcaattctagATTTGAATCTTTCTTTATATTGGAAAACTTTCagttcaaatattttgaaaacacGTGTACTAACAACTAAAAAATCGGAAAAGAAAACGCGGAAAAAATTTAATCAACACTTCCCATTGAACAAGTGCTAACGAaattaaaaatggaaaaaaagcaCTAACGCAGGAAATAACTAATGTCGCAATTAGAGTCAACGTCTCGCGAGCGTAGACCCTCGATTTCTGCGCGACTTAATTAAATAGCACGTACGGAGTATGCGCTATTagccacaccaaaaaaaaaaggccatgaCCTTGCTGTGTGGAATGAAATTGATAAGGGAAGAGAAtacgagggagagagagggtgtgGTCAACATAATGTCCAATGTGGAATCAATGTGGAATGAGATAATAACAGCACATTTGTACCGTAAATCTATACTCTAGTTTTCTAATAAAGTTGAATTTAAATGTGTTGTTTGATGACACATTAGTTCAAATCTGTAAAAGAAAAGTTTTGTCGAAACATACGACATAGCTTTGTTGAATTTGCTCTAAAACCAATTGCAAaggatcctttttttttcatgctcttACCATGCAGCCTCGTGTCGTTCGTAGTTAGATTTTGGGTATTTAGATTTGAGTGAAGTATCTAGAGGAATTATTTATGGCTTTTTTCTGAAACTTGCATCCAAACAGCCTTATCTTCTTGCTTatatttatacttatcagctaaaatttatattttcaaccttaaatttaaatataactagctgggtggcccgcgcaattgcgcagcTAGCacttatataaaattatatattttttagtatgatttaacttaaaatttattaaatagttatctcattgtcttaagattttgaaagaccaaaccttatcatcctcgtatttctaattttatagttttaaaaGACAcatcagttgctaccccttagcTTGCTCAATCTACcgctgtttctattcattctccttggaacctttaaacattggatctaaaaacttagtttttagagtttatcgtcctgttgggcttcttttttataatttctagaagtcccgttaAACACTGCTATTATATTCCTCTACAACCGTccactgcatcttctctttattatcattgctattttaaaaattgaacataagtATCATTTAGGTTCAtctttttactttctagaagttccgccaaaaCGTCAATGTCTTTGTCACTGTACTTCTCTATGGCTCACCCGCTGccgcccttctttattgtcattgagattttaaaatcaaacatgattatcattgcggattttttttttactttttagaagcccgaatctttaaaaattgaaccttatagtttttagagttttattgtctcattgggttttatgttttttataatttttataaatcccgtcaaacgttgccactATATACTCCTGTATGACACGTCCGCCGGGCGCAtaatctttattgtcattgggattgtaaaaaatcgaacataactatcgttggaattcattttttactttctagaagaccCACTAACCATCGGCGACTCTACTATTGCACTCCTATATAACCCGTCCGTTGCCTctcatttttattataattgagatttttaaaatcaaatatgattatcattggagtttatttttttacattctaGAAGTCCCCGCCAACCGTCTTGACTGATTACTTCACGACATGCCCGTCgtccttccttttaatcgtcaataggattctatttggtgttttattaatagtttttagatgtctcatcaaccgccaccactccgcTCGTctataggcctgttacttaattaatctcatcatgtgttttagatggtctttccTTTTAATAGTCTTATTTTCTTATCAccaatttcagttatttataaactgtattcctagttgaaatctttttttcctaatttcagaatttattttatttattattgtgttcttttgatatttttattttttattttcaatttcagttgtttcaaaattatattcctactttaaATCTGtttttaatttgcctaattttggattttattttattttttattctgaatattaattaatctactattggATTCTTAgatgtactcttatttcaatattacttatatttaattccgaatttaagttaattttaaattatattcctatttgaaatcttattttattttttttctaatttcggttttttattttttattatgaattttaattaatctcgtattggattcttatatggactcttctttcaatattccttatttttaattccgaatttcaattatttataaattgtattcctactcgaactcttctttttttcttttccaattttgaaatttatttttttattattccgaattttaattaatcacgtatttggttcctatatggactcctctttccatattgcatatttttaattacgaatttcagctatttttagattgtatttctacttggactcttcttttctttttctccgtttaatgtaggaatttctagcctccacagcgaacgtggtgcctcctttcaaagctgttttaataatataatagatagatagatgattTTTGGGTTTATTCATTAAAGTTTATTCCCGCGTCCTCGCTTCATGTACTACGCCGTGTGCGATCCCCTGTTCAAGAGATACGTGATGCTCCCATCCATACCTGACGAACTGACCGCCAATGAGAGGAGCCTTGTTAATTTTGCGCTCTGCCTCGCTCCCTCCCAAGAGGATGAGACGGATACATCATTCAGGGTGATGTGCGTCACGCGGTACAAAACCAAGTTGGTCGTGTTTGTCTTCTCTTCTGTGACTAGGCAATGGGGAATCGGTACATCTTCAAGCTGGAGTTCTTTGGGCACAGAAGAGCCTCCTAACTTCCTGGGGCGCTTCGACTATGTTGATGGCTGCTTCTACTGGACAGTGCCTTGGCCGGACAAGATTCTTGTGCTTGATGGGCTCAAGATGGAGTTCTCTGTTATCAACTATGCTCATCGTGTGGAGGACGGCTTTTGGGCTTGCATTGCAGTTGATAGAGAAGGAGCCCCTGGGATGCTCACTGTTGGTGAATACTTGGGGAATGGAGAGTTTCGCTTCTCTCGCATCGCGAAACAAAGCGACCGTGAATCTCCCAATGAACGCCTGTCGGAGAATACTATACAACTGCCGAGCTACTATAATAAGTACTTCACCTTAGGTGCAGCTGAGGGATTTATTTTCCTTCGAGGCATTCCAGAAGATGAGAAAGTAGAAGACTCTTCATCAGAGGATCTTTACATGGAACCTGAAGAAATAGAATATTATTCGCTCAATGTCAAGACTGCTGAATTTGAGATGGTCTGCGCGATGGACTTGGACAAGGAGTACTTTAGTGTTTGCCCATACTTCCGCTTTTCACCACCATCGGCAAAACCATGTGTTTGAAGTGGTAAGCTTGCTGCCATAATGCTTAGCAATGCGGGGTTCTTTTatactatttattttgtttatgttAGCAGTAGTTTGCTGTCTAGTTGTTCATGTAGAAGTAAGCTACTACTTATTTTGGGGGCACTCAGTTTATCTCATCCTCAATGTTGCAATGTAGCTTGTATGCTGCTGCCTGTGTGGTAAGCAACTCGTCGTTGGTATATGTTCGCATTTTTAGATGGTCCTCCAGCCGTTAATCTTCTTGTTATATTTTTGTGCCAGCGATTTTTGGGATAACATGCTCCCAAGTTTTGAAAATTAACTGGAAATGAATCTTTTGTATCCAGAAATTGCTTGAAGATTAAAATAAGTTAGACCTGTCGTTAATGTCCTGAAGGACCTGAACCTGGATCTTTAGCTGGGGAACTTTATTCTTGTAAAGTATAACAACCAGAAAACTTCTGCAGTTCTACTTGCTGTTCAGTACCCACCTTTTTTATAAGTAAACTACTACAATGTTGGAAATTTATCTTAGGTCGCATTGCCACTCCATTCCCAAACCCCCAAATAATCTGTTCCTTTCAGATTATAACATGTACAGCCTTTTTTGACTTCACCCATTTTATTTTGGTCTATCTTTTGTTCGTTCTTTCTTCTATACTCCTTATATTGCCTATCTTTTATGAGCTCCGCATTTGTCAAATTGATCGATTCCAACGGTTGTCTcagtagaaaataattttattagaAGTTAATGGCGCAAGAGATCTGTTAGTTCTTTGTTTGAAGAGGTGGTATCTACTTGTATAGGTTTTTATTTTTAGCAATTTCAGGTTTGTTATAACTCATGCTCATGTTACGATTATTAcgagtactatttatgtttttcttAGTGTCAGTTAGTGGTGACCTGAAAATAATGCCATTCCAATACTCCATGGCTCATATTGAGCCAACAATACCTTATTTAAATCAATCTTCATCTTACCTCGAGCTGAACCTAGCAGGCTTGCCGCTTGCTGAAGCTTAGCCTGGTAGTATCCTTGCTGATGATGTAGCCTGTTCTTTTCTTATTAAGATTCAGATTTTACCTTGATTTCCGTTAGCACGGTTTTCAAACTACTGAATGGTGTATTCCGTGTGAagactttctatatagaagttgctttaaaatatcaaatgtaTCCATTTGtgaagtttgtaataattaattatgcatATACTAATAACTTTCTCGTTTTATGTGCACCAACTTATTCTTTATCTTCATCAACTTAGTCTTTGCTTCTGATTAAGATGAAGATGAAATCAGCGCACACAAAACCAGAaagccattagcacataattaattgacttttaattatttaaaacttgaaaaatggatttatttgatattttaaagtaaattccatgtagaaagttttttttatagaatacatcgtttagcggtttgaaaaacgtgctaataaaAACTGAGGACGAATCTACATCTTAAGTAGTAACCACTCATAAGGTTTGGGTTGGGAACTT is a genomic window of Oryza glaberrima chromosome 7, OglaRS2, whole genome shotgun sequence containing:
- the LOC127778972 gene encoding uncharacterized protein LOC127778972; this translates as MASPSPSPSSAGHQRRSLPPSPAASSVGSSPTFPPRKRRRWGRPPPFLGLACYDGFYPATEPHPSAERAIALARKADFEYGFVPWVPEEEAWGWFPLDARDGRVLIQSKYFPDDPDGGDFPRPRFMNYAVCDPLFKRYVMLPPVPDDLTANEGSLVDFGLCLAPSQEDEADTSFRVICVARYSTKLVAFVFSSVTKQWGIGSSSTWSSLGTEEPPNRHGLSCFDCVDGCFYWTVPSADKILVLDALKMEFSVINYAHRVEDGFRACVAVDREGTPGMLTVGEYLGNGEFRFSRITKQSDGDSPNERLSENIIQLPSYYNKYFTLGAAEGFIFLRGIPEDEKVEDSSSEDLYMDPEEIEYYSLNVKTAEFEMVCAMDMDKCYFDVCPYFRFSPPSAKPCV